The genomic DNA AGAAGTAAATGATGGGTCTCTCACACGGCTCCTCACTCATGGGCCGGGTGTTGAACGTAAAGGGCTGGGAGCCCCAACTCCGCCACGTTTGAAATGTCTGAAAGGGCGTTTCCAGCTCCTCCGTTGTCACCAACGATGGATACAGCTGCACGCTGTAACCCCAGGCCACTGAAACCGACCGATTACGACTGAAATCGTAGCAAATGCTCTGCTGCAGGGTTCGACCCGGGTCAACCTCATAGGCGCGGACCAGCCTCTTCAGCGATTCAATCTGGGTCATGCTTGGAAACAATGACTGCACGAAGTCAATGTGGTGAAGAGACACCAACGGCGCCACTGGGTGTGCTGCCAGAAAACCATAAGGATCTCCCCGAATATCAACCTGTATTTTTCAACATTAAACTTATTAAGGCTgttcttcgtttctgataatAGCAACCTGAGATTTCGTAATTAGTTATATCATAACACCAATGGTAAGAATATTTGCTGCATGAAAGCAATAAGAAgcacaaaatggaaaatgactatGAGATGGAAACAAGACAACAGAACCAGCATGTGATATCCGATATCTCATAGACtatatagagagaaaaggaaagaaagagaccTGATGAAAACCAAGCTCTTTGGTGAGAGGCACTCCAATCTCGCTTATGCAACCATGGATCTTCTGATCAGAGCCATAGAATAGATAATAACGGTCAATGCACTCGTCCAAAATCCTAACAAGCTCAGCAGCCAAAGGGTAACTAATGGCGAACCCACCGCCACCAAAGGCCATGTTGTACGAGTGTATCATATTTTGTTCCACGCTCTCGGAACTCCCACCAATGTAATACATCTGGTTATGATCATACCTCGCCAACACCGCCACTAAATTCTCAGTGAAGAACACCGTATCATCGTCTCCCATCACGAACCACCTCACATTCTCCAAACCTAGTTCGAAACTCTCCTTCACGATTCGCGCAATACGAACTGCAGACGCAGAACCGCTCCAACTCGGGTACTTGAATCCCGACGTGTCTCCGGAGACTTGGTACGGTGGAGAGGTCTCCGGCCACGTTTCGTTCTCTGCAGGCTTCTCATCGAGCCAGACAAATCCGCGTGTGACGTTAGGTTTCCACCATAACTCACAGTAACGCCGACGTTCACTCCACGTTGCCGTCGAACCTCCGATCCCAAACAAGATATGAGAAATGTTGGTCCTTTCATAGCCCAGTCTGCCCACATCGCCGTCGGTTATCTTCTGGTAAGCGGAGTCCCCAAACCGTCTATCACATTGTGGGCAACCAAACCATCGCGATTGGCTtgacaaagaaaagaaagagacaaGAGAAATCGAAGCGACAATGCAAAAAATCAGTGTTGTTTTCATCAAAACTTTAAAGACATCGACGGGTTTTGTCGTGGCAATAACAAGGAACTTCCAGGCTTTGAAGGGATGTTGGACAGTTTGCCTTGTGGGAGACATGTCTTCTGCCTTTTAGCCTGAAAAACTTGCTGGTCTTACCTCTGATTTTTATACTCCAATGCTCTCTCTTCGTCTTAAAAAgacccaaaataaataaataaaaagaaaatatgaaaaaaaagaaaaaaaaaaattagaaagggaaaGTGATAAAAAGGGTTAATTTCCGGTAAGGAGAACATTTCTTAAAAACTCCTATcaacaacaaaatttattatagtACAATTTTACCCTTGAACATGGTTTTCggtattatttataaataaatttctaatgatGATAAGTATAATTAATAGTGCAAATCTCatgtcccaaaaaattattttccactCTTGCCCCAAACttgtttaacaaaaattttgcttagaaaagtgaaaagtaagataattttattatttacttaaatgttaaaattatcataaaaataatctaataaattGTGCATTATTaatctaatttattattttgtattatgaTATCAATAtggtatatttaataaatttatctttttttttttaattcctttgtACATGggttgaaaaaaattggaaaagtggaaaaaaaaatattgagtttttctctcatcttAATCTTAATCTTTTTATAGAAAAGTGTAGGTaaacttgaaataaatttttcttttcaaaaaggCTAGTTACAATATGATCTTAACATGATTTTTGCTAGGAACATGTTCTTGTACCACATAAAGTTATGAAGTTTAGGATACTTAAGGTTGGTTAAGGGATCTTCgattttatccttaattttttatgaatctctTATGAAGTGTTTcgatattgaaaaaatatatatattaaaaaaaggaattgagaatttttaaagaacttgataaaaaaaaattcaatatctctTAAATAAAAACCACACCTAAAGATTATTATGAcgttctatatatataacatataattaaaaactttgttaccataataaaatgaacaattatttttcacaaacgCTCATAAATGGAATAATATACAACTATTTAGTTGAATAACACGACTATTTGTTTGATGTCacatgtgaaattttttttataaataaattaaattatgttgtaatatattgtaacatttgtgtatttatataataaatataataatttatgtcCATACCTATATTTTACGACAAAAGTAATCATTATAGAAATGCCTATTTATACCCTATTTGAACATcatatcaatatatttatatcattctCTCAATACATTgaaattgtttaataatttatatatatatataactacaaatct from Vitis riparia cultivar Riparia Gloire de Montpellier isolate 1030 chromosome 8, EGFV_Vit.rip_1.0, whole genome shotgun sequence includes the following:
- the LOC117920647 gene encoding uncharacterized protein LOC117920647 is translated as MSPTRQTVQHPFKAWKFLVIATTKPVDVFKVLMKTTLIFCIVASISLVSFFSLSSQSRWFGCPQCDRRFGDSAYQKITDGDVGRLGYERTNISHILFGIGGSTATWSERRRYCELWWKPNVTRGFVWLDEKPAENETWPETSPPYQVSGDTSGFKYPSWSGSASAVRIARIVKESFELGLENVRWFVMGDDDTVFFTENLVAVLARYDHNQMYYIGGSSESVEQNMIHSYNMAFGGGGFAISYPLAAELVRILDECIDRYYLFYGSDQKIHGCISEIGVPLTKELGFHQVDIRGDPYGFLAAHPVAPLVSLHHIDFVQSLFPSMTQIESLKRLVRAYEVDPGRTLQQSICYDFSRNRSVSVAWGYSVQLYPSLVTTEELETPFQTFQTWRSWGSQPFTFNTRPMSEEPCERPIIYFLDRVQMTGINGQTLTTYERLGFQPEKDCNQSHYAPLLAVHSFNVSAFQLRPESWEKARRRQCCEVVDGTDGVESVVQVKIRECSHGEILSPASKVDTNGGAAS